From Pelosinus fermentans DSM 17108, the proteins below share one genomic window:
- the trmD gene encoding tRNA (guanosine(37)-N1)-methyltransferase TrmD, whose protein sequence is MQIDIVSLFPEMFTGPLGYSILKRAQEADVLKINVTNPRDFAFNKHNIVDDYPFGGGAGMVMKPDPIFRAVENIITSTNITNRRVILMCPGGYRLDQEKVKELAGYEQLILLCGHYEGIDERVRLHLVDESISIGDYVLTGGELPAMVIVDSVARMLPGVLGSSSSALQDSFYNGLLEYPQYTRPRDFEGMVAPEVLLSGDHAKIKRWRNKQALKNTLERRPELLKNKELSPDDAKLLAEIIAEQTGD, encoded by the coding sequence ATGCAGATTGACATTGTTTCTTTATTTCCTGAAATGTTTACTGGTCCTTTGGGATATAGTATATTAAAACGAGCGCAAGAAGCTGATGTATTAAAGATTAATGTAACAAATCCTCGTGATTTTGCTTTTAATAAACACAATATTGTTGATGACTATCCTTTCGGTGGAGGAGCGGGTATGGTAATGAAGCCAGATCCCATCTTTCGAGCCGTGGAGAATATCATTACCTCAACTAATATCACCAATCGGCGAGTGATTCTAATGTGTCCAGGAGGCTATAGACTGGATCAAGAAAAAGTTAAAGAATTAGCTGGCTATGAGCAACTTATTTTATTATGCGGGCATTATGAGGGAATTGATGAGCGAGTACGCTTGCACTTAGTTGATGAAAGCATATCCATTGGTGATTACGTATTAACTGGTGGAGAATTGCCAGCGATGGTAATTGTTGATTCAGTAGCTAGAATGTTACCAGGTGTGCTTGGATCTAGCAGCTCAGCTCTCCAAGATTCTTTTTATAATGGTTTGCTGGAATATCCCCAATATACTCGTCCACGGGATTTTGAAGGAATGGTAGCTCCTGAGGTATTATTATCAGGGGATCATGCAAAAATTAAGAGATGGCGTAATAAACAAGCGCTAAAAAATACTCTTGAACGTAGACCCGAGTTGTTGAAAAATAAAGAGTTAAGCCCAGATGATGCTAAATTATTAGCAGAAATCATAGCTGAGCAGACTGGAGACTAA
- the ffh gene encoding signal recognition particle protein — MVFEGLADKLQETFKKLRGKGKLSETDINEAMREVRMALLEADVNFKVVKDFIAKIKEKAIGQEVMQSLTPAQFVVKIVNDELTALMGGTQSRITVSSRPPTIIMLVGLQGAGKTTTAGKLAHLLKKQSKRPLLVAADIYRPAAIKQLQVLGGQLDIPVFTVDECKDAVLIAQKAVEYATSYARDTVIIDTAGRLHINEDLMQELKSIKTKVKPHEILLVVDAMTGQDSVTVAESFNKDLGLDGVILTKLDGDARGGAALSIKAVTGCPIKFTGMGEKLDALEIFHPDRMASRILGMGDVLSLIEKAGTSIDLEQAKEMEKKLRKDDFNLDDFLSQLQQVRKLGPLDQILGMLPGMGDLKKLKDVEIDEKELTRTEAIIRSMTKKERRDASLINGSRRKRIAMGSGTRVQDVNKLLKQFAEAKKMMKRFQDMQKSGKKSFGGFKLPFMK; from the coding sequence ATGGTTTTTGAAGGGTTAGCCGACAAGTTACAAGAAACGTTTAAGAAACTGCGGGGTAAAGGTAAGTTATCGGAAACAGATATTAATGAGGCAATGCGTGAAGTCCGAATGGCTTTATTAGAGGCCGATGTTAACTTTAAAGTTGTTAAAGATTTTATCGCGAAAATAAAAGAAAAAGCAATTGGACAAGAAGTGATGCAAAGCCTAACACCTGCCCAATTTGTAGTAAAAATAGTTAATGATGAACTGACTGCTCTTATGGGTGGTACGCAAAGCCGCATTACGGTTTCTTCACGTCCTCCGACGATCATTATGCTTGTTGGGTTACAAGGTGCTGGTAAGACAACCACTGCAGGTAAATTAGCTCACTTACTTAAAAAGCAAAGCAAACGACCTTTATTAGTAGCTGCGGATATATACCGCCCTGCTGCTATAAAACAATTGCAAGTTCTAGGCGGACAATTGGATATACCTGTCTTTACGGTGGATGAATGCAAAGATGCGGTGCTGATTGCACAAAAAGCAGTCGAATATGCCACTTCTTATGCTAGAGATACAGTGATTATTGATACTGCTGGTCGTTTACACATTAATGAAGACTTAATGCAGGAATTAAAATCAATCAAAACAAAAGTAAAGCCACATGAAATCTTATTAGTAGTGGATGCTATGACAGGGCAAGACTCTGTTACAGTGGCAGAGTCTTTTAATAAGGATTTAGGATTAGATGGTGTGATTCTTACTAAATTAGATGGTGATGCCCGTGGTGGCGCAGCATTATCCATTAAAGCCGTTACCGGCTGTCCAATTAAATTTACGGGTATGGGTGAAAAATTAGATGCTCTTGAAATCTTTCATCCAGATCGTATGGCATCACGTATCTTGGGGATGGGGGATGTCCTTAGCTTAATCGAAAAGGCTGGCACTTCTATTGATTTGGAACAAGCCAAAGAGATGGAAAAGAAGTTGCGTAAAGATGATTTTAATTTAGATGATTTCTTAAGCCAATTACAGCAAGTACGCAAGCTAGGTCCTTTAGACCAAATCCTAGGTATGTTACCTGGCATGGGCGATTTGAAAAAATTAAAAGATGTTGAAATTGATGAAAAAGAACTAACACGTACAGAAGCTATCATACGTTCGATGACTAAGAAAGAAAGACGCGACGCTTCGCTTATAAATGGCAGTCGTCGTAAGCGTATTGCCATGGGTAGTGGCACTAGGGTGCAAGATGTCAATAAATTACTCAAACAATTTGCGGAAGCAAAAAAAATGATGAAACGTTTTCAAGATATGCAGAAAAGTGGTAAAAAATCTTTTGGTGGTTTTAAATTACCCTTTATGAAATAA
- a CDS encoding RNA methyltransferase, whose product MALPIYLGLVHHPIYNKNNEIITTAITNFDIHDIARTSRTYDIKKYFIIHPHESQTMLAREIMDYWQHGYGGEYNPDRREAFRVLEIKTDIQSAVEYIAESEGVKPFIITTDARTFPNTISYKKMRKQIELADRPYLILFGTGWGIEKSVMEKFDFTLEPIYGPGDYNHLPVRAAVAIILDRLLGEKWWES is encoded by the coding sequence ATGGCTTTACCAATTTATCTCGGCTTGGTACACCATCCTATATACAATAAAAATAATGAAATTATTACTACGGCCATTACTAATTTTGATATTCATGACATTGCTCGCACTTCACGAACCTATGATATAAAGAAATATTTTATTATCCATCCACATGAAAGCCAAACAATGTTAGCACGAGAGATTATGGATTACTGGCAGCATGGTTATGGTGGCGAATATAATCCCGATCGTCGTGAAGCGTTTCGTGTTCTAGAAATTAAGACTGATATTCAAAGTGCTGTAGAATACATTGCAGAGTCTGAAGGTGTAAAACCGTTTATTATTACTACTGATGCCCGTACATTTCCCAATACCATATCGTATAAGAAGATGCGGAAGCAGATTGAACTGGCAGACCGTCCTTATCTCATTTTATTTGGTACTGGCTGGGGGATTGAAAAGTCTGTAATGGAAAAGTTTGATTTTACATTAGAACCCATTTATGGTCCCGGTGATTATAATCACTTGCCAGTAAGAGCTGCAGTCGCGATTATTTTGGATCGATTATTAGGTGAGAAATGGTGGGAATCATAA
- the ylxM gene encoding YlxM family DNA-binding protein: protein MRIILLFDFYGALLTKKQQLAIEMHHLNDLSLAEIADELGVTRQAVHDILKRAEQVLIEYEEKLKFVEKHQREQQTIQHIYELMHELPKEVQQVPALRLALQELNCLLDYSKEV, encoded by the coding sequence TTGCGTATTATTTTATTATTTGATTTTTATGGTGCTTTGTTGACTAAGAAACAACAACTTGCTATAGAAATGCATCACCTAAATGATTTATCGCTGGCTGAAATTGCTGATGAATTAGGGGTAACAAGACAAGCAGTCCATGATATTTTAAAAAGGGCTGAACAGGTGCTTATAGAATATGAAGAAAAACTTAAGTTTGTTGAAAAACACCAACGTGAACAACAGACTATACAACATATATATGAATTGATGCATGAGTTGCCAAAAGAAGTACAGCAAGTACCTGCGTTACGTTTGGCACTACAAGAATTGAATTGTTTATTAGACTATTCAAAAGAGGTGTAG
- the rimM gene encoding ribosome maturation factor RimM (Essential for efficient processing of 16S rRNA), whose protein sequence is MNDNMIVIGKIIAPQGVRGEVRVMPLTDFPERFRELKSAELDDGTNLPIESVRYHQQFVLLKFRDMNDRNAIEHLRGKLIQIEHKDLVPLPTGHYYIFDIVGLEVFTEENEYLGKVTDVLETGSNDVYIVEQKDKKPLLIPALKTVVLKIDIPDGKMIVKLQEVWESDAD, encoded by the coding sequence ATGAATGATAATATGATAGTTATTGGGAAAATTATTGCTCCTCAAGGAGTGCGTGGTGAAGTTCGTGTTATGCCGCTTACCGATTTTCCTGAGCGATTTCGTGAATTGAAAAGTGCAGAGCTTGATGATGGAACGAATTTACCAATTGAAAGTGTCAGATATCACCAACAGTTTGTTTTATTGAAATTTCGTGATATGAATGATCGAAATGCAATAGAACATTTACGAGGAAAACTAATCCAAATAGAGCATAAGGATTTAGTTCCGTTACCTACGGGACATTATTATATCTTTGATATTGTTGGTTTAGAAGTGTTTACGGAAGAAAATGAATATCTGGGAAAAGTTACAGATGTTTTGGAAACAGGTAGTAATGATGTATACATTGTTGAGCAAAAAGATAAAAAGCCGTTACTAATTCCAGCACTAAAAACAGTTGTTTTAAAAATTGATATCCCAGATGGAAAAATGATTGTAAAATTACAGGAAGTATGGGAAAGCGATGCAGATTGA
- the lepB gene encoding signal peptidase I, translating into MSNTNLGEEVKDWIVSILIAVVLAFFIRYFIVELYMVEGPSMRPTLVNSERLVVNKFIYRFKAPEKGDVLVFRYPKDPSRDFIKRVIAVAGDTIEIKEGRVFLNGQLLNETYILEKTRGSYPMATVPAGHVFVMGDNRNNSEDSRFRDVGFVPLEMIKGKAVMIFWPIDQLKTLP; encoded by the coding sequence ATGAGTAATACTAATTTAGGTGAAGAGGTAAAAGATTGGATAGTTTCGATACTTATTGCTGTCGTATTAGCGTTTTTTATTCGCTATTTTATCGTTGAGCTCTATATGGTCGAAGGTCCTTCTATGCGCCCGACACTGGTAAATAGTGAGAGATTAGTAGTGAATAAATTCATTTATCGCTTTAAAGCACCTGAAAAAGGTGATGTATTAGTATTCCGCTATCCTAAAGACCCAAGTCGTGATTTTATTAAGAGAGTAATTGCGGTAGCTGGTGATACTATTGAAATAAAAGAAGGCCGTGTATTTTTAAATGGTCAATTATTGAATGAAACTTATATTTTAGAAAAAACCCGTGGATCCTACCCTATGGCTACTGTGCCTGCAGGGCATGTCTTTGTTATGGGGGACAATCGTAACAATTCGGAGGATAGTCGTTTCCGTGATGTTGGTTTTGTGCCTCTGGAAATGATAAAAGGAAAAGCGGTTATGATATTTTGGCCGATTGATCAATTAAAAACTCTCCCATAG
- a CDS encoding YlqD family protein: MDSITLKCPVTIKAKVTEQLKKNLAAEIQENIRKADVELQQIEFHAKRMMSEQAKQDAQGLTALRQQIDGETQKRLEFKNHMTEKLKETAKLELGAEISQGTLEQIVTVKVGDDLHTYMNAEILLEDGKVIAFRN; this comes from the coding sequence ATGGATAGTATTACGTTAAAATGTCCAGTCACGATTAAAGCTAAAGTTACAGAGCAGCTCAAAAAGAACCTAGCTGCTGAAATTCAAGAAAATATTCGCAAGGCTGACGTAGAACTACAACAGATTGAATTTCATGCAAAACGTATGATGAGTGAACAAGCAAAGCAAGATGCTCAAGGACTGACTGCACTTCGACAGCAAATTGATGGTGAAACACAAAAACGTCTTGAATTTAAAAATCATATGACGGAGAAACTAAAAGAAACAGCCAAATTAGAACTTGGTGCAGAAATTTCTCAAGGAACTTTAGAACAAATCGTTACGGTAAAAGTAGGCGATGACTTACATACATATATGAATGCTGAAATTTTGCTAGAAGATGGCAAAGTTATCGCTTTTAGAAACTAA
- the rplS gene encoding 50S ribosomal protein L19 gives MNMIQALEQEQLRQDIPDFKPGDTVRVHVKVVEGTRERVQLFEGVVIARNNGGIRETFTVRRVSYNIGVERTFPVHSPRLEKIEVVRKGIVRRAKLYYLRKLKGKAARIKERR, from the coding sequence ATGAATATGATTCAAGCATTAGAACAAGAACAATTACGTCAGGATATTCCGGATTTTAAACCGGGAGATACTGTACGAGTCCACGTTAAGGTTGTTGAGGGTACCCGTGAACGTGTCCAATTGTTTGAAGGTGTTGTTATTGCCAGAAATAATGGTGGTATCCGGGAAACTTTCACCGTTAGACGTGTTTCTTATAACATCGGGGTAGAACGTACTTTCCCTGTACATTCTCCACGTTTGGAAAAAATTGAAGTAGTACGTAAAGGTATCGTACGCCGTGCAAAATTATACTATCTGCGTAAACTTAAAGGTAAAGCAGCTCGTATTAAAGAAAGACGGTAG
- a CDS encoding KH domain-containing protein, with protein sequence MKTLVGVIAKALVKNQEQVSVTESVDADTTIYELHVAPEDMGKVIGKQGRIAKAMRTVVKAAATRENKKIMIEII encoded by the coding sequence ATGAAAACATTAGTTGGGGTTATCGCCAAAGCGTTAGTTAAAAATCAGGAACAAGTGAGTGTCACAGAGTCTGTCGATGCTGATACCACTATTTATGAGTTGCATGTAGCCCCTGAAGATATGGGGAAAGTGATTGGCAAGCAGGGACGTATCGCTAAAGCAATGCGTACTGTTGTCAAAGCTGCAGCTACTCGTGAAAATAAGAAAATAATGATAGAAATCATTTAA
- the rpsP gene encoding 30S ribosomal protein S16, with product MAVKIRLMRMGAKKNPFYRVVVADSRAPRDGRSIETLGHYDSTVEPAIVKIDEDKAISWMQKGAQPTDTVKALFSKAGIMKKWDELKRTKKEA from the coding sequence GTGGCAGTAAAAATTCGTTTAATGCGTATGGGTGCGAAGAAAAACCCTTTCTACCGTGTAGTTGTGGCTGATTCTCGTGCTCCTCGTGATGGACGTTCTATTGAGACTTTAGGACATTATGATTCCACTGTTGAACCTGCAATTGTTAAAATTGATGAAGATAAAGCCATCAGTTGGATGCAAAAAGGTGCGCAACCTACTGATACCGTTAAAGCTCTTTTCAGCAAAGCTGGTATTATGAAAAAATGGGATGAACTAAAGCGTACGAAGAAAGAGGCGTAA